GGACACAATGGCTCAATGACAAGTTGTCACGCAGGAAGTGTCAAAAATTGCTACAACAGACTAGCAATGATGTCTATGCAAAATGAAATTGCCAGATCTCTTGGTAAAGATATGATACTTGACATTATAAAAAATATCATCGATTTAGTAATAGTCTTTAAAAAAGAGCATAACGGAATTAGGCGAGTAGCTGAATATTTATACGAACAAAAACTATATAAAAACTTTGATGGAATTTTTAAAGAAGTTAAGGATTTTGTATGAAATCACAAGATAGTTTTAACGAGATAAAAGATAGTTTTGAACCAGAAACAGAAATTCAAAATGAAATTTTAAATTTAGAAAAAGATGTTGAAAAAGCTGAAGAAATAATCAGAGAAATAAAAAAAAGAATTATAAAACTAAAAGAGATAGCTTGGGATAAAACCTCTAAAAAAGAAGCCAAAGATATGTTTAAGGTTTTACAAAAAGAAAAAGATTTTATAAATGTTAAAACCAACAAGGGCAATATAAATGTAAGCCAAAATTTTATGGAAAAAGAAAAAAAACATTTAGATGATCCAAATTTACGTGGAATGATAACAAAAGAAGAAATGCTTAGTTTTCCAAAAGTAGCTAAAAATGTAGAGCCTGAATTTAGCATAAAACATCAAGGAAATGTTTGGTCTGTTGAGGCAAATGATGGTAGCAAAATAGTGTATGGCGAAAGAACTTGGGACAAACAAAGCCATCTCTTAACAGCACACTCAAAGACAGAAAGAGGAGAAAGAATTTATTCTAAAAAAGATAACAAGCAGGATAGGGCGAACGGGGTCAGCTTCGCCGAACAATTTAAAGACCGCGATTGTAACAGTCCTGCTTTGAGTGAAAGTATATCAAATAACTCCAAGAAAAGCAACAAAATAACACAGCAAGAATTAGACAATATAGGGAAATTAGCAAGCAAAGCTGTAAATAAAGTATTAAACGATAAAAACAAATCAGAAAACAATAAAAATAAGGATTTAAGTGATGCAAGATAAGTTAAATAAAGCTCAAATCATATTTTTATCTATTGTTGCTATTGTTATATCTTATTTTTTAACAAGTGTTGTAATATTTGTATTAAATGACGCCTTAAAACTACTTCCAAAAGTATGGAAGCCTGAATTTACATTTTTAGCCTTAATTAATGGTTATCCAAAAGTATATGAAGCACTGGCCATTTCTCTATTTTTAAGTTTTAGTGTAGTTTTCTTACTCCCCTTTATACCAAAAAAAGAAAAATTATATGGAAATGCAAGATTTGCAAACTCAGCAGATATAAGAAAAATGGGGTTATTTCCTAAAAAAGGAAAAGATGGAAAAATAGATAACAACGGAATTATTATAGGTATGTATAATAACCAGCTTTTGAGATTTGGTGGGCAACAATTTGTAGCACTTGGAGCTCCAACAAGAAGCGGAAAAGGTGTTGGTATAGTTATACCAAATTTGCTTGATTATCCAAATTCTTGCGTTGTTCAAGATATAAAATTAGAATGTTTTGAATATACCAGTAAATATAGAAAAGAAATTCTAAAACAAGATATATTTTTATTCAATCCATATAGTTTTAAAACTCATCGTTATAATCCACTTTTTTATATAGATATGAAAGGTGAAAATGCCGATGCTGAACTAAACGACTTTGCAAATATTTTGTATCCACTGAAAAATGATGGCTCAGTAACTGATTATTTTAATGGAAAAGCAAAAGATCTTTTTATTGGGCTTTGCTATATGATGAATGACCTGCTTGGGACTAGAAAAGGTATAGCATTTTTACAAAAATATGAACTTGAATGCTCATTTTCTCTATATGGAATCTTAAAATTAAGTGAAGGATTAAATTTTGAAGTAGAAACAGCCGATGGAGAGATAAAAACAATATCAAATTTTGCAGATACTTACAATACTTTAGTAGAAATGAAAATGGTATCTCCGAAGGCAAAAGAAAGAATTGATGCATTCTTTGAAATTAAAAGCGATAATGAAAGAAGTTCAGCAATGGGTAGTTTTATATCCCCATTAGCAATATTTAGAGCTGATAATATGAGACTAGCTACTTCTGCAAATGACTTTGATTTTAGGGACTTAAGGCGTAAAAAAATGACAATTTATATTGGAATTACGCCTGATAAATTGGCTTCTGCAAAACCTATTTTGAATATATTTTGGCAACAGCTCATTTTAATAAATGTTCAGCAAGGCTTACCACAATCAAATAAAGAGCTAAAACATCCTTGCCTTCTTTTAATGGATGAATTTACAGCAAGTGGATATTTGGCAACTTATTCATCAGCTATATCATTTATGGCTGGATACGACTTAAGAAGTCTAATAATATATCAAGCAGATTCTCAACTTACAAACAACAAACCAGAAGGATATGGACAAGCAGAAGCAAATACCTTGCTAAAAAATCACGCTTGTAGAATTTACTACGCGATGAAAGATGATGATGCAAAAAGATTAAGTGAATCTCTTGGCACAAAAACAGTTAAGCAAAGAAGTAGAAATTTAGGCTCTGGTGGCGGCGGAAGCGAGAGCGAAACAAGTAGAGCTTTAATGCTTTCAAAAGAGATCGAGGAGATGCAGTTTGATACAGAAATTATCAAAATAGAGGGCAAACCACCGATTAAATGCAAAAAGGCTCTATATTATTCAAACAAATATTTTATGGATAAATTCAAAGAAGTAAGTCCTAGTTTAAAAAATATAAAAGAAATTCCAAATAGAAAATCATTAGAAAATGCAATTCAAAATGGTGAAACTTATATAAAAATACCACTTCAAAATGAAGAGACACTACAAAATTATTTAAAAGAAAATATAGAAAAAAGACTTAATGAGTTGCCAATAGAAGAAGATGCTGAGATAGAAAATGCATTAGACAATATAAATATAGAAGATGAGGAGTATAACAGTGATGAGTATGAAAATTTTGAAACAAGGGGAAATTTATGAATAAATTTATAATTTTTGTATCTTTGATTTTTCTTTTTAATGGTTGTTCGAAACCA
This window of the Campylobacter ureolyticus ACS-301-V-Sch3b genome carries:
- a CDS encoding type IV secretory system conjugative DNA transfer family protein codes for the protein MQDKLNKAQIIFLSIVAIVISYFLTSVVIFVLNDALKLLPKVWKPEFTFLALINGYPKVYEALAISLFLSFSVVFLLPFIPKKEKLYGNARFANSADIRKMGLFPKKGKDGKIDNNGIIIGMYNNQLLRFGGQQFVALGAPTRSGKGVGIVIPNLLDYPNSCVVQDIKLECFEYTSKYRKEILKQDIFLFNPYSFKTHRYNPLFYIDMKGENADAELNDFANILYPLKNDGSVTDYFNGKAKDLFIGLCYMMNDLLGTRKGIAFLQKYELECSFSLYGILKLSEGLNFEVETADGEIKTISNFADTYNTLVEMKMVSPKAKERIDAFFEIKSDNERSSAMGSFISPLAIFRADNMRLATSANDFDFRDLRRKKMTIYIGITPDKLASAKPILNIFWQQLILINVQQGLPQSNKELKHPCLLLMDEFTASGYLATYSSAISFMAGYDLRSLIIYQADSQLTNNKPEGYGQAEANTLLKNHACRIYYAMKDDDAKRLSESLGTKTVKQRSRNLGSGGGGSESETSRALMLSKEIEEMQFDTEIIKIEGKPPIKCKKALYYSNKYFMDKFKEVSPSLKNIKEIPNRKSLENAIQNGETYIKIPLQNEETLQNYLKENIEKRLNELPIEEDAEIENALDNINIEDEEYNSDEYENFETRGNL